A window of Campylobacter ureolyticus contains these coding sequences:
- the nrfH gene encoding cytochrome c nitrite reductase small subunit produces MKKLIDKIKRSPSAFATLVLVISFGLVIGHGLFTFVYAKGFSYFGHDSEACKNCHVMNQVYESWMKGGHQHVATCSDCHVPEGFVSKWLFKAENGLHHGYAVTFKQNPVSFQATDKGKNIIQNNCIACHSEYAAHSIDATMKKGAPGSEPLSCVSCHRQVGHAHNF; encoded by the coding sequence TTGAAAAAACTAATTGATAAAATTAAGCGCTCTCCATCTGCTTTTGCTACTTTGGTTCTTGTGATAAGCTTTGGTTTGGTTATCGGGCATGGGCTTTTTACATTTGTCTATGCAAAAGGTTTTTCATATTTTGGACATGATTCCGAAGCCTGTAAAAACTGTCATGTTATGAATCAAGTCTATGAAAGCTGGATGAAAGGTGGACACCAACATGTTGCAACCTGTAGTGATTGCCATGTGCCTGAAGGCTTTGTATCTAAGTGGCTATTTAAGGCTGAAAATGGTCTTCATCACGGATACGCTGTTACTTTTAAGCAAAATCCAGTGTCTTTTCAAGCCACAGATAAAGGTAAAAACATAATCCAAAATAACTGCATCGCCTGTCACAGCGAATACGCTGCACACTCAATAGATGCAACTATGAAAAAAGGTGCTCCAGGAAGCGAGCCACTATCTTGCGTATCGTGTCATAGACAAGTCGGACACGCACATAACTTTTAA
- a CDS encoding DUF448 domain-containing protein has translation MQIRSCVVCKNKFEQKKLLRFRIKNHKINKEDLTGRSFYICSDCIKKEEKILKKAVSRFVRISSLDELKGD, from the coding sequence GTGCAAATTAGATCATGTGTAGTTTGCAAAAATAAATTTGAACAAAAAAAACTTTTAAGATTTAGAATAAAAAATCATAAAATTAACAAAGAAGATTTGACTGGAAGAAGTTTTTATATATGTTCTGATTGTATAAAAAAAGAAGAAAAAATTTTAAAAAAAGCAGTTTCTAGATTTGTAAGAATTTCAAGTTTAGATGAATTAAAAGGAGATTAG
- the rimP gene encoding ribosome maturation factor RimP, whose product MTDIKALVMECGLNLYDTEVANENGKTIFRVYITKSGGVNLDDCEKVSKLLSPIFDVEPPVNGKYTLEVSSPGLERKLTKQDHFINSIGEKAKITTVNKEKFEGEIIGFDDEILTLKTDKENLDIKFDEILKAKTFIEW is encoded by the coding sequence ATGACTGATATAAAAGCTCTAGTAATGGAGTGTGGATTAAACCTATATGATACTGAAGTTGCAAATGAAAATGGCAAAACTATTTTTAGGGTCTATATCACAAAAAGTGGTGGTGTGAATTTGGATGATTGTGAAAAAGTAAGTAAGCTTTTATCACCTATTTTTGATGTCGAACCACCGGTAAATGGCAAATACACACTTGAAGTAAGTAGTCCAGGACTTGAGAGAAAGCTTACAAAACAAGATCATTTTATAAACAGTATTGGTGAAAAAGCTAAAATCACAACAGTAAATAAAGAAAAATTTGAGGGTGAAATTATAGGCTTTGATGATGAAATTTTAACTCTTAAAACCGATAAAGAAAATTTAGATATAAAATTTGATGAAATTTTAAAAGCTAAAACTTTTATTGAGTGGTAA
- a CDS encoding glycoprotease, producing MVGIYENDVLIQKLSGENPASDFLIEAIDYILKNYDLKSIAYANGPGSFMGIKVAYVILKTLSITRNLPLYAVNGFELNGNSPIKANKNLSFVLKDNGEIILKKVEAKEFKIPSNLSKLNKTNDILPNYIIDAV from the coding sequence ATTGTTGGTATCTATGAGAATGATGTTTTAATACAAAAGCTTAGTGGCGAAAACCCAGCGAGTGATTTTTTAATAGAGGCAATTGATTATATTTTAAAAAATTACGATTTAAAAAGCATAGCTTATGCAAATGGACCAGGGAGTTTTATGGGCATAAAAGTTGCTTATGTTATTCTTAAAACTCTTAGTATAACTAGAAATTTACCACTTTATGCAGTAAACGGATTTGAGTTAAATGGCAATTCACCCATTAAAGCAAATAAAAATTTAAGCTTTGTTTTAAAAGATAACGGTGAAATAATTTTGAAAAAAGTAGAAGCAAAAGAGTTTAAAATTCCTTCAAATTTATCCAAATTAAATAAAACAAATGATATACTTCCAAATTATATAATAGATGCAGTTTAG
- the infB gene encoding translation initiation factor IF-2, giving the protein MAEVRISEIALELGYTSKEIIEKANEMGLKKIKAQNSAVSMEEAEAIYNYVQTGELPQKLKTKSKIHSKHKKEIEILDDEEPIKKSKKEKADKPKAQKTVKPKKESISKKTQEQKEKDLNSVKEPEEIKNEEVKKETKETASKNDIKTEIKEELKPQDKDEIKTTKSKNLETPKKEISKEKESEPRIKKVESLASLSLKKRRGLVIVKKKDEPKQEEKIEVKAKKEPIQKLNIGLDEIFSNTSSNLKKKKPSKKQSLNIKKESATKIEILDDRDIKDVEIDDENEVVLPDLTLSAISVETQQKETKQQKVYRSAQNKFTNQETRNISRGARKKHKKPVKKDEEISVSSIDIPKEIRVYEFADKLGKQPSEVISKLFMLGLMVTKNDFLDEDALEILADEFNVTINIIDEALEFDYTKDYDETKDDEKDLVLRAPVVTIMGHVDHGKTSLLDYIRNSRVATGEAGGITQHVGAYMVEKNGRKITFIDTPGHEAFTAMRERGAEVTDVVIIIVAADDGVKPQTKEAIAHAKAANVPIIIAINKMDKPTANPDLVKSGLSELGILPLDWGGEYEFVPISAKTGMGIDELLEIVLLQADILELKANPKRMAKATVIESSLKKGLGTVATIIIQNGTLNIGDNVVAGVSYGRVRAIMDDKGNHIKKLSPGECGVIIGLNEVPESGETLIGVEDEKTAKDYASKKHDYLRQKELSKSTKVSLEELGAKIAEGELKTLPVIVKADVGGSLEAIKASLEKLRNDEIKVDIIHSGVGGITQNDIGLASASENCVILGFNVRPTGDVKERAKERGVEIKTYNVIYTLLDDVKAILGGLMSPIISEEEIGQAEIRQVINVPKIGQIAGCMVTDGNITRGADIRVIRDGVVKFEGKVSSLRRFKDDVKEVAKGFECGVGIEGYNDMQVGDYIESFIKREEQATI; this is encoded by the coding sequence ATGGCGGAAGTTCGCATAAGTGAGATAGCATTAGAGCTTGGTTACACCAGTAAAGAAATCATTGAAAAAGCCAATGAAATGGGGCTTAAAAAAATAAAAGCACAAAACAGTGCAGTTAGCATGGAAGAAGCAGAGGCTATATATAACTATGTTCAAACAGGTGAGTTGCCACAAAAGCTTAAGACAAAATCTAAAATACACTCAAAGCATAAAAAAGAAATTGAAATTTTAGATGATGAAGAGCCTATTAAGAAGTCAAAAAAAGAAAAAGCTGATAAACCAAAAGCCCAAAAAACAGTAAAACCTAAAAAAGAATCAATTTCAAAAAAAACACAAGAGCAAAAAGAAAAAGATCTTAACTCTGTAAAAGAGCCAGAAGAAATTAAAAATGAAGAAGTTAAAAAAGAAACAAAAGAAACAGCTTCAAAAAATGATATAAAAACAGAAATAAAAGAAGAGCTAAAACCACAAGATAAAGATGAGATAAAAACTACAAAATCTAAAAACTTAGAAACTCCTAAAAAAGAAATTTCAAAAGAAAAAGAATCCGAACCAAGAATTAAAAAAGTTGAAAGTTTGGCTTCTTTATCTCTTAAAAAAAGAAGAGGTTTGGTAATAGTTAAGAAAAAAGATGAGCCTAAACAAGAAGAAAAAATAGAAGTTAAAGCCAAAAAAGAGCCAATTCAAAAATTAAATATTGGGCTTGATGAGATATTTTCAAATACAAGTTCAAATTTAAAAAAGAAAAAGCCATCTAAAAAACAGTCTTTAAATATAAAAAAAGAAAGTGCTACAAAAATAGAAATTTTAGATGATAGAGATATAAAAGATGTTGAGATTGATGATGAAAATGAGGTTGTTTTACCTGATTTAACTCTTAGTGCTATCAGTGTCGAAACTCAACAAAAAGAAACAAAGCAGCAAAAAGTATATCGCTCAGCTCAAAACAAATTTACAAACCAAGAAACCAGAAACATAAGCAGAGGTGCGAGAAAAAAACATAAAAAACCAGTTAAAAAAGATGAGGAAATTTCTGTTAGCTCTATTGATATTCCAAAAGAAATTAGAGTTTATGAATTTGCAGATAAGCTTGGAAAACAACCTAGTGAAGTTATCTCAAAACTTTTTATGCTAGGGCTTATGGTAACTAAAAATGACTTTTTAGATGAAGATGCCTTAGAAATTTTAGCGGACGAGTTTAATGTAACTATAAATATCATTGATGAGGCTTTGGAATTTGATTATACTAAAGATTATGATGAAACAAAAGATGATGAAAAAGATCTTGTTTTAAGAGCACCTGTAGTTACTATAATGGGACATGTTGACCATGGAAAGACAAGTTTATTAGACTATATAAGAAATTCACGCGTTGCAACTGGTGAAGCTGGTGGTATAACTCAGCATGTTGGTGCTTATATGGTGGAAAAAAATGGTAGAAAAATAACGTTTATTGATACCCCAGGACACGAGGCTTTTACGGCAATGAGAGAAAGAGGTGCTGAGGTAACTGATGTTGTTATTATAATAGTTGCAGCAGATGATGGAGTAAAGCCACAAACAAAAGAAGCTATTGCTCATGCAAAAGCAGCAAATGTTCCTATCATTATAGCTATTAATAAAATGGATAAACCAACAGCCAATCCAGACTTAGTAAAATCAGGACTAAGTGAGCTTGGAATTTTACCTCTTGATTGGGGTGGGGAGTATGAGTTTGTTCCGATTTCAGCAAAAACTGGAATGGGTATAGATGAACTTTTAGAAATAGTTTTACTTCAAGCTGATATTTTAGAGCTTAAAGCAAACCCAAAAAGAATGGCAAAAGCAACAGTTATAGAAAGTTCACTTAAAAAAGGTCTTGGAACAGTTGCAACTATCATTATTCAAAATGGAACTTTAAATATAGGAGATAATGTTGTAGCTGGAGTATCTTATGGAAGAGTAAGAGCTATAATGGATGATAAAGGAAATCATATCAAAAAATTAAGTCCAGGAGAGTGTGGCGTTATAATAGGTCTTAACGAAGTTCCAGAATCAGGCGAAACACTAATAGGTGTGGAAGATGAAAAAACAGCAAAAGACTATGCTAGTAAAAAACATGATTATCTTAGACAAAAAGAGCTTTCAAAATCAACAAAAGTAAGCCTAGAAGAGCTTGGTGCAAAGATAGCAGAAGGTGAGCTTAAAACTTTACCTGTTATTGTAAAAGCCGATGTTGGTGGAAGTTTAGAGGCTATAAAAGCAAGTCTTGAAAAACTTAGAAATGATGAGATTAAGGTAGATATTATTCATAGCGGAGTAGGTGGCATTACACAAAATGATATCGGTCTTGCAAGTGCGAGTGAAAATTGTGTGATTCTTGGCTTTAATGTCCGACCAACTGGAGATGTAAAAGAAAGAGCTAAAGAAAGAGGTGTAGAGATAAAAACTTATAATGTAATCTATACTCTTTTAGATGATGTTAAGGCTATTTTAGGCGGGCTTATGAGTCCAATTATAAGTGAAGAAGAAATAGGTCAAGCTGAAATAAGACAAGTTATAAATGTTCCAAAAATCGGTCAAATTGCAGGTTGTATGGTAACTGATGGAAATATCACAAGAGGAGCTGATATAAGAGTCATAAGAGATGGTGTAGTTAAATTTGAAGGAAAAGTAAGCTCGCTTAGACGCTTTAAAGATGATGTAAAAGAAGTAGCAAAAGGTTTTGAATGTGGTGTTGGCATAGAGGGATATAACGATATGCAAGTGGGTGATTACATAGAAAGCTTTATAAAAAGAGAAGAACAAGCAACTATCTAA
- the lpxC gene encoding UDP-3-O-acyl-N-acetylglucosamine deacetylase, with protein sequence MKQTTIKKRIEGVGIGLHKGEPIKIALEPLGEDSGIIFYRQDVGVSIKAEPKSVINTQMATVIGNSNGVYISTIEHLLSAINSYGIDNIRVVLDANEPPVMDGSSIGFCMMLDEAGTKALDKNKNIMVIKKEVTVKKGDKFVSIKPSNSPKFNYTIKFNHPVIGEQIYEFEFSKQNYIKEIARARTFGFLKDVQALRAQNLALGGSLENAVVLDDSGILNPGGLRFENEFVRHKILDAIGDLALMGMPILGDYTAYAGSHELNHLLTLEILSDAKNYEIVNLKDKAFAKEYSKVFA encoded by the coding sequence TTGAAACAAACAACTATAAAAAAAAGAATTGAAGGCGTTGGTATTGGGCTTCACAAAGGCGAACCTATAAAAATTGCCTTAGAGCCTTTGGGTGAGGACTCAGGGATTATTTTTTATAGACAAGATGTAGGTGTAAGCATAAAAGCTGAACCAAAAAGTGTTATAAATACCCAAATGGCAACTGTTATTGGTAACAGTAACGGTGTATATATTTCTACAATAGAGCACTTATTAAGTGCTATAAATAGTTATGGGATTGACAATATAAGAGTTGTTTTAGATGCAAATGAGCCACCTGTTATGGATGGAAGTTCTATTGGATTTTGTATGATGCTTGATGAGGCGGGCACAAAAGCTTTGGATAAAAATAAAAATATAATGGTTATAAAAAAAGAAGTCACTGTCAAAAAAGGCGATAAATTTGTTTCTATAAAACCATCAAATAGCCCTAAATTTAACTATACTATTAAATTTAATCACCCAGTTATAGGTGAGCAAATTTATGAGTTTGAGTTTTCTAAACAAAATTATATTAAAGAAATAGCAAGAGCTAGGACTTTTGGATTTTTAAAAGATGTTCAAGCTTTAAGAGCTCAAAATTTAGCACTTGGCGGAAGTTTAGAAAATGCCGTTGTTTTAGATGATAGTGGTATTTTAAATCCAGGCGGGCTAAGATTTGAAAATGAATTTGTAAGACATAAAATTCTTGATGCAATTGGTGATTTGGCATTAATGGGAATGCCTATTTTGGGTGATTATACAGCGTATGCTGGAAGCCATGAGTTAAATCATCTTTTAACCTTAGAAATCTTAAGTGATGCAAAAAACTATGAGATAGTAAATTTAAAAGATAAAGCTTTTGCGAAAGAATACTCAAAAGTTTTTGCATAA
- the thrB gene encoding homoserine kinase, whose amino-acid sequence MKIKVPATSANLGPGFDALGLSLNLYNEVEIIKQNLPCISIKGEGSGNLKIKKNNTFVNIFLEIYESLTTRQDNFKFSFINNIPFSRGLGSSSSVIIGAIAVAYEMAEFKITKEAILNKALFYENHPDNIAPATFGGFVTSVVENGKVYTQKIHLDSSIKAVVVIPNKAMSTDKSRSKLPKNYSMKECVFNLSHSAFLTASFIKKDYESLRVAAKDMMHEDLRMKALPELFEVRKISYENGALMSTLSGSGSSFLNITYKDDSKNLAKILKDKFPEFKIKELDFDNDGFKIS is encoded by the coding sequence ATGAAGATAAAAGTTCCAGCAACTAGTGCGAATTTAGGTCCAGGCTTTGATGCGTTGGGACTTAGTTTAAACCTATATAACGAGGTTGAAATAATAAAGCAAAATTTACCTTGCATTTCTATAAAAGGCGAGGGAAGTGGAAATTTAAAAATTAAAAAAAATAACACTTTTGTAAATATTTTCTTAGAAATTTATGAGTCTTTAACTACTAGGCAGGATAATTTTAAATTTTCATTTATAAATAATATCCCTTTTTCAAGAGGGCTTGGAAGTAGTTCATCTGTAATTATTGGAGCAATCGCAGTAGCTTATGAAATGGCTGAGTTTAAAATCACAAAAGAGGCTATTTTAAATAAAGCTTTATTTTATGAAAATCACCCTGACAATATCGCTCCTGCTACATTTGGTGGTTTTGTAACAAGTGTTGTTGAAAATGGTAAAGTCTATACTCAAAAAATTCATTTAGATTCTTCTATAAAAGCTGTTGTTGTTATTCCAAATAAAGCAATGTCTACAGATAAATCAAGATCAAAATTACCAAAAAATTACTCTATGAAAGAGTGTGTTTTTAACCTCTCTCACAGTGCTTTTTTAACAGCATCATTTATAAAAAAAGATTATGAAAGCCTAAGAGTAGCAGCTAAAGATATGATGCATGAGGATTTAAGAATGAAAGCTTTACCAGAACTTTTTGAGGTTAGAAAAATTTCTTATGAAAATGGAGCTTTAATGAGCACGTTATCAGGAAGTGGATCAAGTTTTTTAAATATAACATATAAAGACGATAGCAAAAATTTAGCTAAAATCCTAAAAGATAAATTTCCAGAATTTAAGATAAAAGAGCTTGATTTTGACAATGATGGCTTTAAAATATCATAA
- the ribD gene encoding bifunctional diaminohydroxyphosphoribosylaminopyrimidine deaminase/5-amino-6-(5-phosphoribosylamino)uracil reductase RibD, giving the protein MNDEFYMSLAIKKAWQYQILTYPNPAVGALILDKNNQILSIEAHQKAGCNHAEVNAIKSALKKLNPNLVFPKDEKQTYDFILKNHNNLLKEAKIYVTLEPCSHHGKTPPCANLIKELCFSEVIISQKDINPTAKGGAQILKNAGIKVKFDVLKDEGFLLLDPFLRCLSGNFSFFKLGMSLNGVIKGGIITNNASRLLVHKLRNVSEILAIGGNTVRVDRPILDTRLLGSNFKNPDIFIYSKQSNFDKTIPLFSVKNREVIISDNIDKLKNYKLCMIEGGEQMARNLPPFVTHILIFFSSKFINLDSISLNLELELLFLDRLDDNYYGWFKIKR; this is encoded by the coding sequence ATGAATGATGAATTTTATATGAGTTTAGCCATAAAAAAAGCTTGGCAGTATCAAATTTTAACCTATCCAAATCCAGCAGTTGGGGCATTAATACTTGATAAAAATAATCAAATTTTAAGTATAGAAGCTCATCAAAAAGCCGGCTGTAATCACGCCGAAGTAAATGCCATAAAATCAGCCTTAAAAAAGCTTAATCCAAATTTAGTTTTTCCAAAAGATGAAAAACAAACTTATGATTTTATTCTAAAAAATCATAACAATTTATTAAAAGAAGCAAAAATTTATGTCACGCTTGAGCCTTGCTCACATCATGGTAAAACCCCACCTTGTGCAAATTTGATAAAAGAACTTTGTTTTAGTGAAGTTATAATTTCACAAAAAGATATAAATCCAACAGCAAAAGGTGGTGCCCAAATTTTAAAAAACGCTGGAATAAAGGTAAAATTTGATGTTTTAAAAGATGAGGGATTTTTACTTTTAGATCCATTTTTAAGATGCCTTAGTGGAAATTTTAGTTTTTTTAAGCTTGGAATGAGCCTAAATGGCGTTATAAAAGGTGGAATTATTACAAATAATGCCTCTAGGCTTTTAGTTCACAAGCTAAGAAATGTTAGTGAAATTTTAGCAATTGGTGGAAATACGGTTAGAGTTGATAGACCGATTTTAGATACAAGGCTTTTGGGAAGTAACTTTAAAAATCCAGATATTTTTATCTACTCAAAACAAAGCAACTTTGATAAGACAATACCGCTTTTTAGTGTTAAAAATCGCGAAGTTATAATAAGCGACAATATAGATAAGCTAAAAAACTATAAACTTTGTATGATTGAGGGTGGTGAGCAAATGGCTAGAAATTTGCCTCCTTTTGTAACACATATATTAATATTTTTTTCAAGCAAATTTATAAATTTAGATAGCATTTCTCTAAATTTAGAGCTTGAGTTACTTTTTTTAGACAGGCTTGATGATAATTATTATGGTTGGTTTAAGATTAAAAGATAG
- a CDS encoding ammonia-forming cytochrome c nitrite reductase subunit c552, which translates to MKKWTLYTVAFFVAVVLGAAMFALFVDIGSKFEEEKSYPMMLHKVSDLDPDVKEWGKNFPSQYESFAAMENIAYETPYAGSVPYSKLIRYPAATKFWDGYAFAVDYNRPRLHFYTQIDQIETKRNDKEYLNSHGLPKFKGQSGVCVNCHTGHLTAIMKDGDYNLTKDPVESASKDMPFFDVKGEEGKKEKAAWTKMNSIPYFDVMKKVADKHGEDPYKGSHLGSSCADCHSPDDMSLRVTRPAFVNAMVDRGYEADAKSGLKASRQEMRSYVCMQCHVEYYFQGKDSTLTFPWAKWEKDKPFKIEMFDEYYDEMFENGKFKFDYKHKTTDAPIIKMQHSEAELSSAGIHARSGVSCADCHMPYKREGAQKVSSHTVQSPFADITGSCKTCHMQSEDKLVERINFIQNRHSYELRKCENALLSLIQDIEVARDELAKLPEFANLDSDTQKAEISKALEKTLWNQRRAHMRWDFAFSENSYGFHAPQEAARIIGQCQEFARKGQIELSNELAKFGVKIELTQTANEVPEPEQITSHKGLVATPPSQKLKELDERVKNLDFN; encoded by the coding sequence ATGAAAAAATGGACTTTATATACGGTGGCTTTTTTTGTTGCCGTTGTTTTGGGTGCAGCTATGTTTGCACTATTTGTAGATATCGGTTCTAAATTTGAGGAGGAAAAAAGCTATCCGATGATGCTTCATAAGGTAAGTGATTTGGACCCTGATGTAAAAGAGTGGGGTAAAAATTTCCCATCACAATATGAAAGTTTTGCCGCTATGGAGAATATTGCTTACGAGACACCATACGCAGGTTCGGTTCCATATAGTAAACTAATTCGCTATCCTGCGGCTACTAAATTTTGGGATGGATATGCTTTTGCAGTTGACTATAACCGCCCAAGGCTTCATTTTTATACACAAATTGACCAGATTGAAACAAAAAGGAATGATAAAGAGTATTTAAACTCTCACGGACTTCCTAAATTTAAAGGTCAGTCAGGAGTCTGTGTAAATTGCCATACTGGGCATTTAACTGCTATTATGAAAGATGGGGATTATAACTTAACTAAAGATCCTGTTGAATCAGCTAGTAAAGATATGCCATTTTTTGATGTAAAAGGCGAAGAAGGCAAAAAAGAAAAAGCCGCATGGACAAAGATGAACTCAATTCCTTATTTTGATGTTATGAAAAAAGTAGCTGATAAACATGGCGAAGATCCATATAAAGGCTCACATTTAGGAAGTAGCTGTGCTGATTGCCATAGTCCTGATGATATGAGTTTAAGAGTAACAAGACCTGCATTTGTCAATGCTATGGTTGATAGAGGTTATGAGGCAGATGCAAAAAGTGGACTAAAAGCTAGTCGCCAAGAGATGAGAAGTTATGTTTGTATGCAGTGTCATGTGGAGTATTATTTCCAAGGTAAAGACTCAACTCTAACCTTCCCATGGGCTAAATGGGAAAAAGATAAACCATTTAAAATAGAGATGTTTGATGAGTATTATGATGAGATGTTTGAAAATGGTAAGTTTAAATTTGACTATAAGCATAAAACTACAGATGCACCAATCATTAAAATGCAACATTCAGAAGCTGAACTTAGCTCAGCTGGAATTCACGCAAGAAGTGGTGTAAGTTGTGCTGATTGTCACATGCCATACAAAAGAGAGGGCGCTCAAAAGGTTTCAAGTCATACTGTACAAAGTCCATTTGCTGACATTACAGGAAGTTGTAAGACTTGCCATATGCAAAGCGAAGATAAGTTAGTAGAGCGTATAAATTTTATACAAAATCGCCACTCTTATGAGCTTAGAAAATGTGAAAATGCGCTACTTTCTCTAATTCAAGATATTGAAGTAGCAAGAGATGAGCTTGCAAAACTTCCTGAGTTTGCAAATTTAGACAGCGATACACAAAAAGCTGAAATTTCAAAAGCTTTGGAAAAAACTTTATGGAACCAAAGACGCGCTCATATGAGATGGGACTTTGCATTTAGCGAAAATAGCTATGGTTTCCACGCACCACAAGAAGCTGCAAGGATCATCGGACAATGCCAGGAATTTGCTAGAAAAGGTCAAATAGAACTATCCAATGAACTAGCCAAATTCGGAGTAAAGATCGAGCTAACTCAAACAGCAAATGAGGTTCCAGAACCAGAACAAATCACAAGCCATAAAGGTTTAGTTGCAACTCCACCATCACAAAAACTTAAAGAACTTGATGAAAGAGTTAAAAATTTAGATTTTAATTAA
- a CDS encoding DUF805 domain-containing protein, with protein sequence MNYFDEYYLGAFRKFATFSGRARRKEYGWFCVFNFIVSLILGIIDVLVFGDADGIFGSIYGLVIFIPSLALLVRRVHDFGKSGWFVLVMIFVPTIALIVGLLFIQTSKELGMLFLIIALALFFYFVFLPIFKKGDEGENAYGSDPKALNL encoded by the coding sequence ATGAACTATTTTGATGAGTATTATCTGGGTGCTTTTAGGAAATTTGCTACTTTTAGTGGCAGAGCTAGAAGAAAAGAGTATGGTTGGTTTTGCGTTTTTAACTTTATCGTTAGCTTGATACTAGGTATAATTGATGTTTTAGTTTTTGGCGATGCAGATGGGATATTTGGTTCAATTTATGGTTTGGTTATATTTATACCATCGCTTGCGCTACTTGTAAGAAGAGTTCATGATTTTGGCAAAAGTGGGTGGTTTGTGCTAGTTATGATATTTGTCCCAACAATAGCACTTATAGTTGGTCTTCTTTTTATTCAAACATCAAAAGAATTAGGTATGTTATTTTTGATAATAGCACTTGCTTTGTTTTTTTATTTTGTTTTTTTACCTATATTTAAAAAAGGCGATGAGGGCGAGAATGCTTACGGAAGCGATCCAAAGGCACTAAATTTATAA
- the rbfA gene encoding 30S ribosome-binding factor RbfA, which yields MSGEIRRLRTASVLKQLIPEALAGLSDPDLQGLCVVDVECKKGRYDAFVYLDKMAFDEDEQILVLKKLDRVNGYLQNYCKEAEGWFRSPKFHFKFDDKLEYQNHMDELFKKAAKSLKKDIND from the coding sequence ATGAGTGGTGAGATAAGAAGACTAAGAACAGCAAGCGTTTTAAAACAGCTTATTCCTGAGGCTTTAGCTGGGCTTTCTGACCCAGATTTACAAGGGCTTTGTGTTGTTGATGTGGAGTGCAAAAAAGGAAGATATGATGCTTTTGTCTATCTTGATAAAATGGCATTTGATGAAGATGAGCAAATTTTAGTTTTAAAAAAGCTTGATAGGGTAAATGGCTATTTGCAAAATTATTGTAAAGAGGCTGAAGGTTGGTTTAGAAGTCCTAAATTTCATTTTAAATTTGATGATAAACTAGAGTATCAAAACCACATGGATGAGTTGTTTAAAAAAGCCGCTAAGAGTTTAAAAAAGGATATAAATGACTGA